In a genomic window of Sarcophilus harrisii chromosome 4, mSarHar1.11, whole genome shotgun sequence:
- the LOC100925190 gene encoding phosphoglycerate kinase 1 isoform X1 produces MYYFSLEIGCARTTRRSPSELPSTCVPKEKMSLSHKLTLDELDVKGKRVLMRVDFNVPMKNNLITNSQRIKAAVPSIQYCLDNGCKSIVLASHLGRPDGIPMPDKFSLEPVAAELRSLLGKSVEFLKDCVGPEVEAACADPPEGSIFLLENLRFHVEEEGKGKDESGEKVTADPDKVEAFRKSLSKLGDVYVNDAFGTAHRAHSSMVGVNLPQRACGFLMKKELEYFAKALENPVRPFLAILGGAKVADKIQLINNMLDKVCEMIIGGGMAFTFLKVISNMEIGNSLFDEEGAKIVKDLMAKAEKKGVKITLPVDFVTAESFDEHAKAGEATVESGIPAGWMGLDCGPQSSKEFAEVVARAKLIVWNGPVGVFEWETFAKGTKELMNNVVEATAKGCITIIGGGDTATCCTKWDTEDKVSHVSTGGGASLELLEGKVLPGVAALSNKE; encoded by the coding sequence atgtattatttttctcttgaaatagGTTGCGCCCGAACCACCAGAAGAAGTCCCTCAGAACTCCCTAGCACTTGTGTCCCCAAGGAGAAGATGTCTCTTTCCCACAAGCTCACCTTGGACGAGCTGGACGTCAAGGGAAAGCGCGTTCTCATGAGGGTGGACTTCAATGTGCCCATGAAGAACAACCTGATCACCAACAGCCAGAGGATCAAGGCTGCCGTCCCTAGCATCCAGTACTGCCTGGATAACGGCTGCAAATCCATCGTGCTGGCGAGCCATCTGGGCCGGCCGGACGGCATCCCCATGCCGGACAAATTCTCTTTGGAACCCGTGGCCGCCGAGCTCAGATCCTTACTCGGCAAAAGCGTCGAGTTCCTGAAGGATTGTGTGGGGCCTGAAGTGGAAGCGGCCTGTGCTGACCCCCCTGAAGGTTCCATCTTCCTGCTGGAGAATCTCCGCTTCcatgtggaggaagaagggaaaggcaagGATGAATCTGGGGAAAAGGTCACCGCCGATCCGGACAAAGTAGAGGCTTTCCGGAAGTCCCTTTCCAAGCTGGGGGATGTCTATGTCAATGATGCTTTTGGTACTGCTCACCGGGCCCACAGCTCCATGGTTGGAGTGAACCTTCCCCAGAGAGCGTGTGGTTTCCTCATGAAGAAGGAGCTAGAGTATTTTGCTAAGGCTCTGGAGAACCCCGTGAGACCTTTCCTGGCCATCTTAGGTGGCGCTAAAGTTGCAGACAAGATCCAGCTGATCAACAACATGCTGGACAAAGTCTGCGAGATGATAATCGGCGGTGGAATGGCTTTCACCTTCCTCAAAGTGATTTCCAACATGGAGATTGGCAACTCTCTATTTGATGAAGAAGGAGCCAAGATTGTTAAGGACCTGATGGCTAAGGCAGAGAAGAAAGGCGTGAAGATAACCCTCCCTGTGGACTTTGTCACTGCAGAAAGTTTTGATGAGCATGCCAAAGCTGGTGAAGCCACCGTGGAGTCTGGCATACCTGCTGGGTGGATGGGTTTGGACTGCGGTCCTCAGAGCAGCAAAGAGTTTGCTGAAGTTGTGGCCCGGGCCAAGTTAATTGTGTGGAATGGTCCTGTTGGAGTGTTTGAGTGGGAAACCTTTGCCAAGGGAACCAAAGAGCTAATGAACAATGTGGTAGAGGCCACCGCTAAGGGCTGCATCACCATCATAGGTGGTGGAGATACTGCCACGTGCTGTACCAAATGGGACACTGAAGATAAGGTCAGCCATGTGAGCACCGGTGGTGGTGCCAGCCTAGAACTTCTGGAAGGCAAAGTCCTCCCTGGGGTGGCTGCCCTAAGCAATAAGGAATAG
- the LOC100925190 gene encoding phosphoglycerate kinase 1 isoform X2, which produces MSLSHKLTLDELDVKGKRVLMRVDFNVPMKNNLITNSQRIKAAVPSIQYCLDNGCKSIVLASHLGRPDGIPMPDKFSLEPVAAELRSLLGKSVEFLKDCVGPEVEAACADPPEGSIFLLENLRFHVEEEGKGKDESGEKVTADPDKVEAFRKSLSKLGDVYVNDAFGTAHRAHSSMVGVNLPQRACGFLMKKELEYFAKALENPVRPFLAILGGAKVADKIQLINNMLDKVCEMIIGGGMAFTFLKVISNMEIGNSLFDEEGAKIVKDLMAKAEKKGVKITLPVDFVTAESFDEHAKAGEATVESGIPAGWMGLDCGPQSSKEFAEVVARAKLIVWNGPVGVFEWETFAKGTKELMNNVVEATAKGCITIIGGGDTATCCTKWDTEDKVSHVSTGGGASLELLEGKVLPGVAALSNKE; this is translated from the coding sequence ATGTCTCTTTCCCACAAGCTCACCTTGGACGAGCTGGACGTCAAGGGAAAGCGCGTTCTCATGAGGGTGGACTTCAATGTGCCCATGAAGAACAACCTGATCACCAACAGCCAGAGGATCAAGGCTGCCGTCCCTAGCATCCAGTACTGCCTGGATAACGGCTGCAAATCCATCGTGCTGGCGAGCCATCTGGGCCGGCCGGACGGCATCCCCATGCCGGACAAATTCTCTTTGGAACCCGTGGCCGCCGAGCTCAGATCCTTACTCGGCAAAAGCGTCGAGTTCCTGAAGGATTGTGTGGGGCCTGAAGTGGAAGCGGCCTGTGCTGACCCCCCTGAAGGTTCCATCTTCCTGCTGGAGAATCTCCGCTTCcatgtggaggaagaagggaaaggcaagGATGAATCTGGGGAAAAGGTCACCGCCGATCCGGACAAAGTAGAGGCTTTCCGGAAGTCCCTTTCCAAGCTGGGGGATGTCTATGTCAATGATGCTTTTGGTACTGCTCACCGGGCCCACAGCTCCATGGTTGGAGTGAACCTTCCCCAGAGAGCGTGTGGTTTCCTCATGAAGAAGGAGCTAGAGTATTTTGCTAAGGCTCTGGAGAACCCCGTGAGACCTTTCCTGGCCATCTTAGGTGGCGCTAAAGTTGCAGACAAGATCCAGCTGATCAACAACATGCTGGACAAAGTCTGCGAGATGATAATCGGCGGTGGAATGGCTTTCACCTTCCTCAAAGTGATTTCCAACATGGAGATTGGCAACTCTCTATTTGATGAAGAAGGAGCCAAGATTGTTAAGGACCTGATGGCTAAGGCAGAGAAGAAAGGCGTGAAGATAACCCTCCCTGTGGACTTTGTCACTGCAGAAAGTTTTGATGAGCATGCCAAAGCTGGTGAAGCCACCGTGGAGTCTGGCATACCTGCTGGGTGGATGGGTTTGGACTGCGGTCCTCAGAGCAGCAAAGAGTTTGCTGAAGTTGTGGCCCGGGCCAAGTTAATTGTGTGGAATGGTCCTGTTGGAGTGTTTGAGTGGGAAACCTTTGCCAAGGGAACCAAAGAGCTAATGAACAATGTGGTAGAGGCCACCGCTAAGGGCTGCATCACCATCATAGGTGGTGGAGATACTGCCACGTGCTGTACCAAATGGGACACTGAAGATAAGGTCAGCCATGTGAGCACCGGTGGTGGTGCCAGCCTAGAACTTCTGGAAGGCAAAGTCCTCCCTGGGGTGGCTGCCCTAAGCAATAAGGAATAG